A stretch of DNA from uncultured Flavobacterium sp.:
AGACGGAAAACTGAACTTAAAAATGCGTTTAGGCTTACCTCCTCTTGGGATATTTGGAATCCCGTTAACTGTTACAGGAACGCAAGACAATCCGAAAATAAAATTGGGAAGAAAATCTAATAACTTAGAAGAGACAAAAGATACTGAAGAATAAAAGGTTTAAAATTTCAATTTTTTAAATTCCAAATTCCAATTCTGGATCGTATTCGTTCATAACAAAACAACATAGACCTTTGTCAAAGTTTAAAACTTTGACAAAGGTTTTTTTTCAACTCGGAAGCTTCAAAAGAACAAAACAAACCTAAAAACTACAAATACAGCATCCCGGAAACACACAGAATACCTTTTGCCAATAACCACAATAAGACTGCCATTCCTAAAAATCCCCAAGTCCAGGTGGTACTTCTTTTCCAACTGAAGAAAAACGTAGGGATTTCCCAGTATTTAATCACTATAAAAATACTTACTCCAATTAACGAGGTCCAGATCATTTCAGTTGAATGAATATGAAAACTATAAAACAAAACAGCCACAAAAAAGAGAGTTGCCACAAATGACAAATAATAGTAATTCTTGTAGTTACGTTTATAGTTATCCTTAAGCGACAACAGCAAAAATGATATAATTAGCAAGCTCGTTAAGGCTGTTATTACATACGAAAAAATCATATTATACTGCCAAATAAGGAAACCATCAATAATTAACGCCAAAACAATACATGCTGCGAGCGAATAAACACTTCTTTCAATAAAAGCATCTTTCTCTTTATATGGTATAAGAATTGGATACATATATTTCTCTAAGATTCGCCAAAAAGGCAAAGCACAAATTGCCGCCATTGCAGCTACAACAATTTCATAATTATACAAGGTATCCTCCGGAATTTTATACAAAAGATAAAACAGAGCCACAGTAACTATAATAGCAGGCAGGCAAATTGTTTTTACTGTTTCCCATTTATCATTTCCCCAGAAATTATTCTTTATTTCAAAAATATATTTCTGTACTAAATACTTCCCGGTAAAAATTGCTGTCGACTGACTCCACAACAAAAACAAACCAGTATGGATTACTATGGTACGCAATGTCATTTCTTTTATAAAACACCCCCAAACAACACATGCAACACCCACTAACAACAGTTCGTATGTTAATAAAATTGCAGAAAACAAAAGTCTAAATAAAGGTGCAAACTGTTTTATCAGGATATTTATCAATGAATTCCAATAATTGCGCAACAAACCTATTATTGAACAGATTGCAATAAATGCAGCGAGATACAACATCCAATTGGTCAGAGATTGCGTTTGCATCCATAATTGAACAGCAGAATTTTTTACCGGAACATAGACTATATGAGAATTGGTGTAAATTTCATTCGCTAATTGGTTTCTTACTGTATCATTTAGGGCAGAAAACTGATTCTTGTGCTTTTGCCAATATACATTAGCATCAGAACCGCTTTTTTGTAAGACGGCAAATTCGTATAATATCTTTTTTTTGAGAATCATTTAATCTTGCTGTTTGTTCTGTGGGATGAATTTCTTTTGCAAACAGATTTGTACAAAAAAGAAATAAAAGGAAAACTATTTTTTTCAAAATTTGAATGGATTAATCCAACCAAAAATACAAATAATTAATATTCTATATAAAACAAAAAACCCGTTCTTTTCAGAACGGGTTTTGTAATAAGTAGTCTAATGATTATGCTTCGAATGGAAGGATAGATACATAAGATTTGTTATCTTTTTTCTTTTGGAACTTAACAACTCCAGCTACTCTTGCGTGTAGTGTGTGATCTTTACTGATGTAAACGTTCTCACCTGGATTATGTTTTGAACCTCTTTGTCTAACGATGATGTTCCCAGCAATAGCAGCTTGACCTCCAAAAATCTTAACGCCTAAACGTTTTGATTCTGATTCTCTACCATTCTTCGAACTACCGACACCTTTCTTGTGAGCCATGACGTATGAGTTTAAATATTGTTATTATTCTTTAGTAGCTTCTTTTTTTGCTTTTGGAGCTGCTTTTTTAGCTTTAGGAGCTTCTACTTCTTCAGTAGCTACTTCTTCTGCCACAACTGCTTTTTTAGCTGCTGCTTTTTTAGTTCCTCCTGCTGCAGTAATACCTTCAATTACAATTTGAGTAAGATATTGTCTGTGACCATTTCTTTTTTTGTATCCTTTTCTTCTTTTCTTTTTGAAAACGATAACTTTATCTCCTTTTAAGTGTTGTAACACTTTAGCTTCTACTGAAGCACCTTCTATAGCTGGGGCGCCTAAAGTTACATTTCCGTTATCGTCTAATAAAAGAACTTTGTCAAAAGAAACTTTTGAACCTTCTTCATTAGCCAAACGGTGAACATAAACCTTTAAGTCTTTGCTTACTTTGAATTGTTGCCCTGCTATCTCTACGATTGCATACATACCAAATTGATTTATTGATTTTTAAGGTTGCAAATATACAATTAATAATTTACTGTGCAATCTCTTATTCTAAAAATATTCATTTCACTTTAACGTCTGTTTTTCAAAGCGTTTCACACATTAAAAAAGATCAATTAGGTGTATAATACTGTTAAAGTATAATGAAAACAAACCCGAATCCTTAAATGATAATTAAAAAAAGTTATTTTTGATGTAACTATAATCAACTCTTGGCTACCTACATACTCTAGGTAAATAAAAATTATTAATCTTTATGAAAAATTCGATAATGATGTTAAGTGCAGCACTAATGCTCGGCGGAGTAGCTCATGCTCAAAAGGTAGCTTTTGAAGAATATAATTTAGATAACGGTATGCATGTTATTTTGCATAACGATCCATCGGCTCCGGTTGTGATAACCTCAGTAATGTATCACGTAGGATCAAAAGATGAGCGTCCTGACCGAACTGGTTTTGCACATTTCTTTGAACATTTATTATTTGAAGGAACCGAAAATATAAAACGTGGTGAATGGATGAAAATCGTTACCGCAAATGGAGGAGTAAATAATGCCAACACTTCTGATGACAGAACTTACTACTATGAAGTATTCCCATCAAATAGTCTGGAACTTGGTTTATGGATGGAATCTGAACGATTAATGCATCCAATTATCAATCAAATTGGAGTTGATACACAAAATGAAGTCGTAAAAGAAGAAAAAAGAACACGCTACGACAATCAGCCTTACGGAAATATTCTTCCGGAGGTTAAGAAAAACATGTTCAAAAATCATCCGTATCGCTGGACAACTATTGGCTCAATGAAAGATTTGGATGCTGCAACTCTGGAAGAATTTAAAGCTTTTAATAAAAAATTCTACACTCCAAATAATGCTGTTTTAGTCGTTGCCGGAGATTTCGACAAAACAAAAACAAAAGAATGGATTCAGAAATATTTTGCCACAATCCCGAGAGGCGAAGAAGTAAAAAAACAAACCTTTGTCGAAGAACCAATAAATCAAACTATAAGAGCAACTTATGAAGATCCGAATATTCAAATTCCGATGATTGTTGCTTCTTACAGAACACCTTCGATGAAAACAAGAGACGCAAGAGTTCTGGATTTGATTTCGTCTTATTTAAGTGATGGAAAAAGCTCTAAATTGTACAAAAAAATAGTCGATGACAAAAAAATGGCACTTCAAATTGGAGCTGTAGGATTTAGTCAGGAAGATTACGGAATGTATATTTTGTACGGTTTGCCAATGGCTCCCAACACTACGGCCGATATTCTGAAAGAAATGGACGAAGAAATCGTAAAAATCCAAACTGATTTGATTTCTGAAAAAGATTACGAAAAATTACAAAATAAATTCGATAACAACTTTGTAAATGCCAACTCAAGTGTAGAAGGAATTGCTGAAAATCTGGCTTCTTACTACTTACTTTATGGAGATGTAAATTTGATTAACACTGAAATTGACCTTTATCACTCTATTACAAGAGAAGAAATCAGGGAAGTTGCTAAAAAGTATCTAAATCCAAATCAGCGTTTAATTTTAGATTACATTCCTTCAACCAAAGCTCAAAACTAAGTCTATCGAATCATGAAAAAATTATATACATTTTTAATCCTTTTATTCCTGACTGGAATTATGCAAGCACAAAATCGTCCACAACCAAAACCAGGCGCTTCGCCAGTAGTCAACATCAAAAAACCGCAAACTTTTGTTTTGGCAAATGGCATGAAAGTTTTGGTCGTTGAAAATCATAAATTACCACGAGTAAGCTTTAATCTTACGCTGGATAACGCTCCTTTTACAGAAGGAAACAAAAAAGGTGTTGACGAATTAACAAGCAGCTTAATTGGTAACGGAACCAAAAAAACTAATAAAGAAGCTTTTAATGAAGAGATTGATTTTTACGGCGCAAATATCAATTTTACATCGCAAGGCGCTTATGCAAGCTCGCTTTCTAAATATTCGGGACGTGTTTTAGAACTTTTAGCCGAAGGAGCTTTGCAACCTAATTTTACACAAACTGAATTTGATAAAGAAAAAGCAAAATTACTTGAAGGCCTTAAAGCTGATGAAAAAAGTGTTCCTGCAATTGCAAATCGTGTAGTTGATGTTTTAGCTTTTGGAAGAAACCATCCAGCCGGAGAATATATTTCTGAAGAA
This window harbors:
- the rpmA gene encoding 50S ribosomal protein L27, whose translation is MAHKKGVGSSKNGRESESKRLGVKIFGGQAAIAGNIIVRQRGSKHNPGENVYISKDHTLHARVAGVVKFQKKKDNKSYVSILPFEA
- the rplU gene encoding 50S ribosomal protein L21, which produces MYAIVEIAGQQFKVSKDLKVYVHRLANEEGSKVSFDKVLLLDDNGNVTLGAPAIEGASVEAKVLQHLKGDKVIVFKKKRRKGYKKRNGHRQYLTQIVIEGITAAGGTKKAAAKKAVVAEEVATEEVEAPKAKKAAPKAKKEATKE
- a CDS encoding pitrilysin family protein, whose translation is MKNSIMMLSAALMLGGVAHAQKVAFEEYNLDNGMHVILHNDPSAPVVITSVMYHVGSKDERPDRTGFAHFFEHLLFEGTENIKRGEWMKIVTANGGVNNANTSDDRTYYYEVFPSNSLELGLWMESERLMHPIINQIGVDTQNEVVKEEKRTRYDNQPYGNILPEVKKNMFKNHPYRWTTIGSMKDLDAATLEEFKAFNKKFYTPNNAVLVVAGDFDKTKTKEWIQKYFATIPRGEEVKKQTFVEEPINQTIRATYEDPNIQIPMIVASYRTPSMKTRDARVLDLISSYLSDGKSSKLYKKIVDDKKMALQIGAVGFSQEDYGMYILYGLPMAPNTTADILKEMDEEIVKIQTDLISEKDYEKLQNKFDNNFVNANSSVEGIAENLASYYLLYGDVNLINTEIDLYHSITREEIREVAKKYLNPNQRLILDYIPSTKAQN